From a single Apium graveolens cultivar Ventura chromosome 2, ASM990537v1, whole genome shotgun sequence genomic region:
- the LOC141706231 gene encoding uncharacterized protein LOC141706231 isoform X2: MTNPKEVRRIGWHTKKEKQELFEALEKEIDAVKSRRIFKHICRKEEFNDVDVPLIHMPKTLTSLISVGYASHLAPIGHSDSSSQSSNNSTLEDWSDFFGEDARLCFNRIFSYFTSSSDMNIRELYVYRQSLCHAHFAVLSYNEHHMVACGYQANEVLECCILEPRPSPVAMTFDFVTFWLPPGEHPDPCSLKFGGYI, translated from the exons ATGACAAACCCTAAAGAAGTAAGAAGAATAGGGTGGCACACCAAAAAGGAGAAGCAAGAGCTGTTTGAGGCATTAGAGAAGGAGATCGATGCTGTTAAATCCAGGCGAATCTTCAAACATATATGTCGAAAGGAAGAATTCAATGATGTGGATGTTCCGCTAATTCATAT GCCAAAAACGTTGACATCTCTTATTAGTGTTGGCTATGCCTCTCACTTAGCCCCTATCGGACACTCGGATTCATCCag CCAAAGTTCAAACAACTCTACTCTTGAAGATTGGTCAGATTTCTTTGGTGAAGATGCACGCTTATGTTTCAATCGAATTTTCTCTTATTTTACTTCTTCATCAGATATGAATATTCGTGAGCTATATGTGTATAGGCAATCTCTTTGCCATGCTCACTTTGCGGTGTTAAGTTACAATGAACATCAT ATGGTGGCATGTGGTTATCAAGCTAATGAAGTCCTCGAGTGCTGTATCTTGGAACCTCGTCCTTCTCCAG TTGCCATGACTTTTGATTTTGTTACATTTTGGCTTCCTCCGGGAGAACACCCCGATCCATGCAGTTTGAAGTTTGGTGGTTACATTTGA
- the LOC141706231 gene encoding uncharacterized protein LOC141706231 isoform X1 — MTNPKEVRRIGWHTKKEKQELFEALEKEIDAVKSRRIFKHICRKEEFNDVDVPLIHMPKTLTSLISVGYASHLAPIGHSDSSSQSSNNSTLEDWSDFFGEDARLCFNRIFSYFTSSSDMNIRELYVYRQSLCHAHFAVLSYNEHHGAEYELVAPIVSYIFPSRELGFISYVNFFAKPKNSESSPDLFFAKMVACGYQANEVLECCILEPRPSPVAMTFDFVTFWLPPGEHPDPCSLKFGGYI, encoded by the exons ATGACAAACCCTAAAGAAGTAAGAAGAATAGGGTGGCACACCAAAAAGGAGAAGCAAGAGCTGTTTGAGGCATTAGAGAAGGAGATCGATGCTGTTAAATCCAGGCGAATCTTCAAACATATATGTCGAAAGGAAGAATTCAATGATGTGGATGTTCCGCTAATTCATAT GCCAAAAACGTTGACATCTCTTATTAGTGTTGGCTATGCCTCTCACTTAGCCCCTATCGGACACTCGGATTCATCCag CCAAAGTTCAAACAACTCTACTCTTGAAGATTGGTCAGATTTCTTTGGTGAAGATGCACGCTTATGTTTCAATCGAATTTTCTCTTATTTTACTTCTTCATCAGATATGAATATTCGTGAGCTATATGTGTATAGGCAATCTCTTTGCCATGCTCACTTTGCGGTGTTAAGTTACAATGAACATCAT GGTGCTGAATACGAGCTTGTTGCCCCTATTGTTAGTTATATCTTCCCTTCCAGGGAACTGGGCTTCATTTCTTATGTTAATTTCTTTGCTAAGCCTAAGAACAGTGAATCTTCTCCTGACCTCTTTTTTGCCAAGATGGTGGCATGTGGTTATCAAGCTAATGAAGTCCTCGAGTGCTGTATCTTGGAACCTCGTCCTTCTCCAG TTGCCATGACTTTTGATTTTGTTACATTTTGGCTTCCTCCGGGAGAACACCCCGATCCATGCAGTTTGAAGTTTGGTGGTTACATTTGA